In Acidimicrobiia bacterium, the sequence AGCATGAGCCCAGGTATATACGTCGCGGACGTACTGGCCGACTGCTTGGCCGTCGAGCCTGGAGGCAGCGAACTCGAGACCAGGGCTCGGCCGATCGAAATACGCCCACCACAGCAGACCGGCGAATGCGCCCGAGGCCAGCAGCGCCGAGATGGTGGCCAGGGGCAAGCTGCCGCCCTTCTCCAGAGCGGCGACCACGGGAATCCCGATCGCAACTATCACCTCGCCCAGAGCGATGATGATGATCAGCCCGTGGCGCTCAGCAAAGTGGCCCGAACGCACCATCCACTCGCCGTCAGAGGCTCTGAACATCGCCCACAGCACAATGGCCACCGTGCCCAGCCAGAGGGCCAGCCTGACCGTACCATCAAAGAACGATCCGACGACAAGCACCGCGATGGCGACGACATTTGGAGCGATCCAGGTGTAGACAGCAGTGCGGTAGCTGAAGTTCCCGGTGATGCCCAACGTCTGCATACGGAATCCGATGAGCATGATCCCGGTGAGAGCGATGGCGAATGTGGGTCCGCCCCCGGCGAACGCAGTGGAAGTGGAGGCCGCCATGGGGATGCTGACCACGGTGGCGATGAGGAACAGGGCGCGCACCGGCCGCCCGTTGCCCGATATCGCATTGGCCGCCCATGTCAGCTGCTGCCACGGCAGCCACAACAGACCAAACAGCAGGGCAGCCTTCCCCACGCCCGCCCACGTCGGCTCCTCGATGAGCAGGGCCACCAACTGCGAGAAAGCGAACACATAGGCCAGGTCGAAGAACAGTTCAACGGGGTCTGCCGTGAAGTCCTCAGTCGGCGGTGGAAGTTCGATGCCTTTCATGGAGGGGGATTGTACGTGAGCGTATCGCCCGAGCAGAGCAGCAAATATGGGCGATAGCGCC encodes:
- a CDS encoding low temperature requirement protein A; amino-acid sequence: MKGIELPPPTEDFTADPVELFFDLAYVFAFSQLVALLIEEPTWAGVGKAALLFGLLWLPWQQLTWAANAISGNGRPVRALFLIATVVSIPMAASTSTAFAGGGPTFAIALTGIMLIGFRMQTLGITGNFSYRTAVYTWIAPNVVAIAVLVVGSFFDGTVRLALWLGTVAIVLWAMFRASDGEWMVRSGHFAERHGLIIIIALGEVIVAIGIPVVAALEKGGSLPLATISALLASGAFAGLLWWAYFDRPSPGLEFAASRLDGQAVGQYVRDVYTWAHAPIVAGIILAAAALEEIALHPRDAIPLEFRAMMAGGLSLFLVGVFLAVWRAFRAQARERLVGAIVITAIVFLGASLEGLNMLTLVVIVLFVVLLIEHRRVERLRMHSELEG